Proteins encoded together in one Papaver somniferum cultivar HN1 unplaced genomic scaffold, ASM357369v1 unplaced-scaffold_117, whole genome shotgun sequence window:
- the LOC113329776 gene encoding pentatricopeptide repeat-containing protein At1g62930, chloroplastic-like produces the protein MILNKRLLQLHTSVIQNRYRFNQQHNYEIFVRNYYGSGSHISKLERFVRDECKSGRIKKLDDGLRYFDQLISERPLPSIDTFNHVLGSLSKIKCYSDVILLYKKMNFVWIKPDLCALNILINCCCQLGKVDHGFCLLGEMIKRGYQPNSVTCNTLIHGLCKTGQVGRALQLKNNMLKWNCRPDVFSYNAIIDTLCKGGLLDQALVLFTEMLHDSNVVPDVVAYTILITGFGNSGRLKEAKSFFDEMVSRGISGNILTYNSMIHAHCVHGQQEEARRYFDEMMDRGISPDTITFNILIDSHWKDGITEDAWGSFKLMDKLNIPPDQITYSSMIDGLCLVGRLQEAVKLFDSMMDRGLEPNEFNYNVLIDGYCKNRKLHEAMQLFKKMKQNGLKPTVVTYSILLRGLYRDGRIRTAKNLFNEMQTFGLSLDEVTYGTMLDGLCKNGEIEDAVDLFASLEDTSISANVEMHNILIQGFCRAGNLEDARKLFDEIPRKGLVPSVVTYTTMIDSLFRSKMLSEANKLILEMEEKGCFPDVITYNTIIKGFLTTKETDKALQFLTKMREREFVPSDSVVSLLTKTLSADELKNF, from the coding sequence atgatTTTAAATAAAAGATTACTGCAGCTTCATACGAGTGTCATCCAAAATCGTTATCGTTTTAATCAGCaacataattatgaaatatttgtgaGGAATTATTATGGTTCAGGATCTCACATATCAAAACTTGAGCGTTTTGTGAGGGATGAGTGTAAATCCGGAAGGATCAAGAAGCTTGATGATGGTTTGAGATATTTTGATCAGTTGATATCAGAAAGGCCATTACCATCTATTGATACGTTTAATCATGTATTGGGATCATTATCTAAAATCAAATGTTATTCAGATGTCATTTTGTTGTAtaagaagatgaattttgtttGGATAAAACCTGATTTGTGTGCACTCAACATTTTGATTAATTGCTGTTGTCAGTTGGGAAAAGTTGATCATGGGTTCTGTTTGCTTGGAGAGATGATAAAGAGAGGTTATCAACCTAATTCTGTTACATGTAATACTCTTATACATGGTCTGTGTAAAACTGGTCAAGTGGGTCGTGCTCTGCAGTTAAAAAACAACATGTTGAAATGGAAttgcagacccgatgttttctcATATAATGCCATTATAGATACTCTTTGTAAAGGAGGTTTACTTGATCAAGCTTTGGTTCTCTTCACTGAAATGCTTCACGATTCCAATGTTGTACCCGATGTGGTTGCTTACACTATTCTGATTACCGGGTTTGGCAATTCCGGCCGGCTGAAGGAAGCAAAGAGCTTCTTTGACGAGATGGTTAGTAGAGGAATCTCTGGGAATATATTAACTTATAATTCTATGATTCATGCCCATTGTGTCCATGGTCAACAGGAAGAAGCAAGAAGATATTTTGATGAAATGATGGATCGAGGGATTTCACCAGATACAATAACTTTTAATATCTTAATAGATTCACATTGGAAAGATGGGATTACGGAAGATGCTTGGGGGTCATTCAAACTAATGGACAAGTTAAACATCCCACCTGATCAGATTACTTATAGTTCAATGATTGATGGTTTGTGTTTGGTAGGTCGGTTGCAAGAGGCAGTTAAACTGTTTGACTCAATGATGGATAGGGGCTTAGAGCCAAATGAGTTCAACTACAATGTGTTAATCGATGGGTATTGCAAGAATCGTAAGTTACATGAAGCTATGCAGCTATTcaagaaaatgaaacaaaatggaTTGAAACCCACCGTAGTTACTTACAGTATACTATTAAGGGGACTATACCGGGATGGAAGAATTAGGACCGCAAAGAATTTGTTTAATGAGATGCAAACTTTTGGTTTATCTCTCGATGAAGTTACATATGGTACAATGTTGGATGGACTTTGCAAGAATGGAGAAATTGAAGACGCAGTAGACTTGTTTGCATCCCTGGAGGATACAAGTATCTCAGCTAATGTTGAAATGCATAATATTCTTATTCAGGGTTTTTGTCGGGCTGGCAATTTGGAAGATGCAAGGAAACTGTTTGATGAGATCCCAAGAAAAGGATTGGTGCCTAGTGTAGTAACATATACCACGATGATTGATAGCCTCTTTCGAAGCAAGATGTTATCAGAAGCTAACAAACTAATCCTCGAAATGGAAGAGAAGGGTTGTTTCCCAGATGTTATAACATATAATACcatcattaagggttttcttACAACAAAGGAGACTGACAAGGCATTGCAATTTCTTACTAAGATGCGTGAAAGAGAATTCGTACCAAGTGATTCTGTTGTTTCTTTGTTGACAAAAACTCTCTCGGCAGATGAGCTAAAAAATTTCTAG